GCTGCCTCCCTTGCCTCACTCCCCCGGTTCCTACGCCACTAATTCCTATACTCAAGCTATGTGTATACAACCGTGTTTTTCAGGCTGTATATTCCAGGGAGCAGATCACAAAAATGGCAGCAGATGGCACTCTACAGTTGACAAGTGTATGACTTGTACATGCCAGGTAAAACAAAACTCAGTCCTTCAGTCTATGTGTTACTCATCAAAGTTTCACGACTAGcgtttttttaatgaaaaaaacaaaaggcgTCCGCGGGCGCAcgcccacactcacacacgtatACTCATGCATGCGCATAATCACGCCCTtaatattgtctttaaaaaaaaaaaaaaaaaaaagctaaaggaAGAATAAGTAACGAGTAATTTTCCCTCGAAAGTGAAAATCGTTGTATTGTGTCTCAGTTCTGGGCTTCTACATGTGAAGTGTTTAAAACAATGTATAGGTACAGATGGTTCGAAGTCTGTCGCTTTCAGCTGCTGAAGTTAGTTCATTAGTTGTGAAAATAATTGCACTTGCTGGCTAATGACCATCATCTCGTCCTCAGAGCGGCGTGGCCACCTGCCACAAGATGACGTGCGACTGCGAGTCCCCGGATGTTGACCTCGACTGCTGCCCACGCTGTGACGTGTCGGCCAGCTGTCACCACCAAGAGTTTTCTCTGGTACTCCAGCATGGAGAGACCTGGACCTACCGGTGCCAGATCTGCGAATGTCTGGTCAGTAGACGCCTTCAAAAGAGTGGGAGGGTCCTTTTCGGTTCCAAACTCTCAATGTCATCCCAACTGTTTGTCTCTCCTTGTAAATGTAAACATAGATCCTTGCAATGATCGTTTTTCTTTGTACAAATGTTTACTTGTAATTAGATGTGTATTGGATGTGTCATTGCTACCCAGGATCTATACTTAACCATTCTTTCCCGTCTGTCttcctgcctgcctgtctgtacGCTGTTGTGGTCATTTTTAGTCTGTGACACGAACTGACTCACGACCTATGACCTTGCACCAACAGCATGGTGAGACGGACTGCTGGCCCATGGACTGCCCTCAGCTGACCTGTCAGAACGCCGTGCAGGAGCCTGGGGACTGCTGCCCCCGCTGCGTCGACACCAACCCCTGCGCCAACCCGCTGCTGCTGCAGGCCGGGGGCCGCGATAGCTCCACGAGCACCTGTGTGTACATGGGCACGACCTACGGCCATGGAGACACATGGGTCTTGGAGACCGACCCCTGCACCAGCTGCGAGTGCAAGGTGAGTCGGGTACACAGACCACCCAACCAGCTTACTAGTAACGGAAACGACGATGGAAACCATTATCATTAGCACTTTTTGAAAGGCTATGTACTTTACTTGCTCgatttttctatctttcattcattctttgtttattcattcaaattcttttttattgcttctttCTTAATTGCTTCCATTTTCCTTTCCCTTTCGCCCTTTACTATCTTATCTGGCGTTTCTGCGATGGCTTCAGTGGAATTGAAAACTTAAAGGTTCAGCTATAGTAGTTCCAAAAGAATACAAGAGCTGCTCCTAATGCTTGTCTCTTCTTTTTACTTTCGGAAATGAGGGTTGGAGCAAAAGAGACAGAAATTTGTTATAGGTAACTAATCTGTCTTCAGCCAGAAAGAAGAACATAATGGCTCCGATGTATTTTCTTAAACTAGCGAGATCGAGTAGGCTGGGTTATTTTTGCCAAGTTCTGACAAATTTACGACTCTTCCTGAAAACTCTGCAGTAGATAATGctaaacactgaaaaatattaatacatgtTTGATAGCCCTCCTCCCAGCCGATGCCGTGCTTTAACATGATTGATGTGGTTTATTTTTCAGGCCGGCCATATTTGCTGCTCTTACAGCCAGACATGCGCAGCAAGCCGGAAGTTGCAGTGATAGTGTGTGACTGCATGTTTATGGAACTGGAATTTCAGCCTggttttttggaaaaaaaatgttggattCCTTTTAAACGCTGGCCTCTTTTTTCCCCAGACATGTTAGCACAGAACTTTATCGGCTTGCCTATTTATCgtgcagaattttattttgccGCAGACGACGCACGTCTCTATAAATAGATATGCCCAGGCTATTTTTGGCCATTTCGCTCGACCAACGCAAGTGTTAGCTGTGCTTACGTAGACTTCCGGTGTGGTGAGAGCAGCCTCCAGCTAACTAGCTTCACAAGTGTTCGATGGATGTCGCGGCAAGGTGTTCTCTGGTCACTGGCTTATTTGTTGTTCTGGTGTGTGTACATTAGCAAAGATCAGTGGACTTGCGGTGGAGTCCGATCAGATGGGATACAACAACCGTCTGGTCTGATGAGCACCAGGAGGACAGCAGACATTTTCTTAACGAATGATTGTAACTGTTTCATTGACATGTTTAAACCTAAATGGCTGCTACATAGTCAAAATATATGCCTGCAGTCTGAGTAATATATGTGCGATTGTGACGCattatttgtgaaatattcCTAAGCTGTTTTGTGAAAATGCGAAGGAATAAAGAGGTGTAGGTAGGTGAATGGGACTCTAGTATCCAGCCAATCGAATAACCCCATTCCCAAACCTTTTCCTCCCAAGCGGTGTGGATATCACCTGTCTATGGGGATCGCAAGAACACCTTTTTTGTCAGGCAAGACCAGCAGGAGTAAATAGGTGTTGATCGTTGGGGTGGGCAGGATGACATCCTCATGACCTCCCCAGACATTACGGGAGGTTCTCTACTCTTCCTGGCCAGTTCAATCTGCATGGAGTTCCAGAACACGTGGGGCAGACTGCATATTTTTCGCTttgtgctgtttatttgttacagTTAATCTGATGCCCAAACAAGTGGAAGTACTCCCGATAAATCACTGTAGCTGTAATTTCTAAGATCTGtgatctctcttttttttttctttccttctttatttcttctccatctctctttcctgtcttctttcttctctctttatgTTTCTTGAGATGTCATCTGAGTTAATaagttttgttgcttttttaatcctgattttatttttgttttttatgttttggtttgtttctggCTTGAACATGTCTGAAACATTTCCCCTCCCCGGTGACTCTTAAGGTCAGTTTGTAGAAAGTCTGCGGTCTTTCGGGATGTTGGTTTGGTTCGGAGTTCCAACGTTCCTTATAAGATGCTTGTAAAGACTTCTGTGAATACCTTCGTTGAACTTTACCTCCAAACTGACAAATATGTGGAATTTCCTCTAGTTTCTCTCCCCCGACATTTAGCAATCCTCCACCTCACCCCCTACCTCCCACACCCTCTAAATACCTGTTTCTGTTGTTCCCGATGTGATGAGCTATTGTGATGCAACTatcgtcgtctgctgctgtgGACATTGCAAAGACTCGCTCGTGCCGTCTGGCTCACACGTTCTGGAGCCTCGAGTGTGTCCAGGAACATCTTTAGATAGAAATAGTTGTAAGAATTTGTGCTTGAACTTTATCAGTCATGCTTGCATGTGTTAACCTCCAAAGAAGGCTGGCGCTTGTCTTGCTCACAGCATTTATGTGATTTGTTTGgggtttggttttattttatttttttttttttgcacgttCATGTgcgaacatgtgtgtgtgtgtgtggattatttttttgtgtgaattcTTTTACTATCATGGATGGGTGACATCTGTGTGACGATTATCCTActgccttgttgatgcagctgtgatttcttaatatttgcctgatttatttttatccttcCCCCTACAATAGAACTTTAAAGAGCTTGTCAAGTCAAAGAAATAACTCCAAACttgtattttctctctgtctctgccaTTGAGTTTGCACGTTCTTCTTGCACTCTTTGATTTGGATGAAGGCGCTAAGCGACTCCTTCCTCCGTCGCCTGCTTTGTTTGCCCGCCCCTCACCTTATTCATGACGTCAGCAGTCAAAGCGCCATCTGGCAGTCATGGCAGGAACGCAACTCCTCTATTCTCTCCTCGTTCGATGCTCGTTACAAAACTATATTGGCAGGAAGGTCAACGGCATTAACAGGACAAGACATGATTGGTAgggtgtcacgtgatttgtCATGTCTGTGCATTACTGTGCATTTACAAATCATGAAACGTACGAACAATTATCTGCGAAGCGTATAAATTCGTAATCATGGCGAGGACTGtggggtttcttttttttttttttttttttttcttttattggtCTATGAGGTTGTTTATATCAATACTACTATTTATTGCACGATATGCATTGTGGCATTTATATGTTTGCCTGCAGTGTTTCTCTTGGAAATAACAAAGTTGTTGTTGAAACTGGTTGTGAAAGTTCATGTTAGAAGTGTACAAACAGCAGGACGATTTTGGTGATATGCTACAACATCCCCGACCCACCCTAATCCCCTTTCGCTGTTCTGAAGGCCTTTGGATGCTGTGTGTAGTTTGATTATACATCAGGATGAGCCAAGTGAACCCCACTTTCTCTGTAAGGTTCTAgaattctttctgtcttctcccTGTTTGAagatgtggtttttttttcccgttgATGTTGTGCAATATGCAAAGTTTGGAGAGTCATTACACGAAGAAGAGAGTAGCTGGAATGTTCTGTTTGTAATCCAGCTGCGCCTTGGTAAGAAGGGTTTGATATTCAAGACACCCCTTTACTGGTATCAAATGTCATCTAGAAATATCGGTAACTAGTGAAATGTGAAACGTGTGTTCTTCATGTGTTTCACCTGTGATTTTGTTACTTTGTCGGTTCTCGCCGTGATTTTGTTACAGCGTGTGTCCTAAGTCCTCCGTGCTTTCCCCGCTTTCCTTCAATGCTAAATAAGTTTGATTTATTTCAGTGAAATTCTTTGCTTTGCTTCTATTTGATTTAGTTTGTTGggggttttggtttgtttatttgtttatttttgcgttGTCAAAACTGATCTGATTACTTTCACCTTATGGCCATTTTTTATAGATATCTTCACCGAGAAATGGGCAAttgttttgattaattttttttataatttaagctttataatttttcttaataatttaGGGGTTTGGAAAATAACTGCTAACTAGATAGTTTGTATCTATTTAATTATGGTACATACTTGGctccaaacaaaacaagttcattTCGATTATCTGTTCAGAGCTGGACGTACCGATGGTCAAGATTAATTTGTGAGGAGCACTTTATGATAATataatttacagttttatttgtagcATTCAAAAGGTGTGTCGGTGCTGTAGGCATCATTTTGCTGTTAATTTAATGCTTCTTTATTCGATTTTTTCAGTTTACTAACGTTTATCAATTCAATTTGTAGATTAGTAAATTCGATTGTTTTcacctgtttgtgtttgtgaattgGGTGgcacatatattttacattgatGCCAGTGCAGTTGCTTTATTGTAGCTTGTATGGTTTTTTAAAGATTCAGGACCAAGAACAGGTTACCAGcagccactttttttttaaataacgaatgtttgtttggtttggtttgttttttttttttttttttttttttttttttatttatttatttgtttgttgtttttttttgtaggtttttttttcttgctttttgttttgatttgtttttgggggtttttttttgtttttttgttttgtttttttgttttgtttttgttttttgttgttttttttttgttttttttttttttttttgcttttcgcATGCAATTTGCTAGGCTGATGTCACGGACACGGGTGGTCTGTATAGTTCTTACTGCTGCCATTCATCCTTAGTCACCATTCACCATGATGACTCGCCGTTAAGTACAATATCACTCTGTAATAATTGTGCCAGACACATGCACTGATCAGAATTTCTTTGGCGTTCAGACTGTTCACACTCAGCTGTGCTCAGCTGTTGGTTTGAACTCTTGAAACTTTGTTGACTATCATGGtttcaaagttaatttttacTAACTGGACTGTCACATGTCTTAGTCTTTTACACTGGAACAGCATTGACTGGAAGTATTGGTGAGCTCCATGAATTTTTGAATACTGAAACCTTCACAAGATGCGGAAAGTTGCCCTACTGACGCAAggtttttaaaagatttgtttaggttaaaatacatttcaatcTACACCATTTACATTGACTGAAGTATTTCATATATGGCTTAGTCTTGCTATGCAACAGTGATGCAATTCATCTTTGTATTATTGTATGTCCAGGTCTTGCTggcttttttcttaaaaaaaaaaaacagcaaaaagcgTTTGTCCAATTCTTTTAGGAGAAATGTCGATAttgatgtgtttttaaaaaacaaatgtaatagGCCtcaatggaaaagaaatgtatttgattttcaacaacaacaaaaaatttcaacttttttcGGTAGACAGAAGGCCTTCGCTGCATGTTAAGCAGAATTCATGAATATTGATGAGAAATGCaacctttttaaaaagaaatgctgcACATTCTAGAGACATCTAACAGAATTTTCAGGAGAAATGTAATTTGTCCGATGTGTTACCTCGAAGAATGCAGTAGGAATTGTTCAATgcatttttaacagaaatgtagTAAACTGTGTTCTAGATACTTTAGTTTTGCGTGTGTTAGACCTGTTGTTGACAGTAGTTTAAGCCAACGCACGATATATTATATGCAGGTGCACCCTGAGATGTCAACTGCTGACGTGTCTTGCTTACCGAGCTCAGCCGCCGCAACCCTTGTTTACATCAGTGGAGTAGGAACCAGGGTGGTGGGCAGCCTAGATTAatataacataaatatacaataaataaataaatataaaatgctgTTTTGTTCACCTTCAGCATACATTCCCTACCCTCACTCAAAAGCCGTGCATCTCCCTACAAACAGATTAATACAATTTTGAGCTTTTGTGAGCAAAGTTTGTTGACTCACCCATGGTCTcgcatacatatacatgagTAGCTTAACTATTTACACAGGGTGTTGTTACAATGAGTTTACTCATCTACAGGAAATCTTGGTCTGACTACCAGTGTTcgtaaaaatatcaaaaaatgtgtaaaaaaaagatgttggcctaaattaatatcttttaaatGAGATGTCTCACAAGCTTGCATGGGCGTAGTGCATTGAAAGCTTATCGATGCTAATGATGTTTATCGGTGTTGTGCTGCTTGTTTACTACGAGTGTTGCAATATTTGTAGATGTCCAGTTGGCGTAtgtaataaagtaaacaaaagctcTTGTGTTGGCTCTCCTACGTCTTCAACATCGCCCCTCCAGTGGTCACTTTTCACATCACTTTGAAGTCTTGCGTTTTTATATCTCTGTCGCTCTTTCctttttgtcaatatttatctctttctcttaacATGTGtccacctgtctgtctgtctgtctgtctgtctgtctgtctgtgtctctttctctccttttttctgtaAGGCTGGTTCTGCCTCGATCTGTCTGTACTTGGATTGGACTTACCCACACCAAAGCAAGAGTCAGTACCATTTCTATTACTACTTCATTTCTCACATCGTTTTAACGCCTTTCTTCGTCTTAGTGGCAGACGAAGGTTTGCTGACGtgtttgatgacgtcacacatgGCGATAACCAACTTGCATCGTGACGTCACCTATCTACCTCTCTAACAACCGAATATCAGATGACGGCACATTGCTAACTGCCTCCACGTCACAGATGAGTTTAGGCAGCTGTGAGCAGACAAAGCACATCAATGGTGACACCGGTTACCACTGCTCCTACTGCAGCGGTTGAACCCGCGGTGTAACCCTGACTTTTCCTGCTCAGACTCCTTGAAGCACTTCTTGTCGGCCATCGTTTTCACTGTTCACACGTTTGgtggttttgtttcttcctcaaAATGCAATTTTCAATGGTGTCACCTCTTTCCTTCGCTGGAATCCTCTAATGGGTCGTCAGACTGCAACGAAGACAAGGCTTTTTTAAAGCACATCAATGGTGACTCCAACTGCAGCGGTTGAACCTGCTCAGACTCCTTGAAACACATCGTCTTGT
The sequence above is a segment of the Pomacea canaliculata isolate SZHN2017 linkage group LG6, ASM307304v1, whole genome shotgun sequence genome. Coding sequences within it:
- the LOC112566361 gene encoding protein kinase C-binding protein NELL2-like; the encoded protein is MRSASTPKALTSAGVRMVTKATVSPANPIVTASASMEESALSPMCVSVVMDTSDLTANLISTSALWACPRVAATVCINEPGWYHCDCVQGFHSIWPDNHYGSLCLDLNECVGEGEGHTCHPSTQCVNEEGSYSCRCLKQDNCLHSCIFQGADHKNGSRWHSTVDKCMTCTCQSGVATCHKMTCDCESPDVDLDCCPRCDVSASCHHQEFSLVLQHGETWTYRCQICECLHGETDCWPMDCPQLTCQNAVQEPGDCCPRCVDTNPCANPLLLQAGGRDSSTSTCVYMGTTYGHGDTWVLETDPCTSCECKAGHICCSYSQTCAASRKLQ